In a genomic window of Methanosarcina horonobensis HB-1 = JCM 15518:
- a CDS encoding N-ATPase subunit AtpR, which yields MNEIFNLILALVAGFLLGAVFFGGLWWTVQKGLSSKRPAFWFFGSLLLRTSTAIAGFYFVSNGHWERLLICMFGFFIMRHIVVRLTRLPEEDPNQLIKEASSAT from the coding sequence ATGAATGAAATTTTTAATCTTATCCTGGCTCTGGTAGCTGGTTTTTTACTCGGAGCTGTTTTCTTCGGCGGTCTCTGGTGGACTGTTCAGAAAGGACTTTCATCCAAAAGACCTGCATTCTGGTTCTTCGGTAGCCTGCTGTTGCGGACAAGCACTGCCATAGCTGGATTCTACTTTGTTTCGAACGGCCATTGGGAGAGGCTGCTAATATGCATGTTTGGGTTTTTTATTATGCGCCATATAGTAGTCAGACTCACAAGGCTGCCTGAGGAAGATCCGAATCAACTGATAAAGGAGGCCAGTAGTGCGACTTAG
- the atpD gene encoding F0F1 ATP synthase subunit beta encodes MEDKHNSSNFGTVVSVRGSIVDVLFEKHLPHVYTLLRAGKKSQIAIEVLTQLDSHHVRGIALTPTEGLARGMAVEDTGGPLKAPVGREILSRMFDVFGNTIDLMEPPSDVQWRSIHQAPPPLVRRSTTSEIFETGIKAIDVLVPLERGGKAGLFGGAGVGKTVLLTEMIHNVVKQHQGVSIFCGIGERCREGEELYRDMKEAGVLPNTVMVFGQMNEPPGARFRVGHTALTMAEYFRDDERRDVLLLIDNIFRFIQAGSEVSGLMGQMPSRLGYQPTLGTELSELEERISTTDAGAIMSIQAVYVPADDFTDPSAVHTFSHLSASIVLSRKRASEGLYPAIDPLQSNSKMATPGVIGERHYRLAQEIRQTLAQYSELKDIISMLGLEQLSPEDRNVVARARRLERFLTQPFFTTEQFTGIKGKSVSLSDALDGCERILNDEFKDYPESNLYMIGTIDEAIAKKSSREKS; translated from the coding sequence ATGGAAGATAAACACAATTCCTCTAACTTCGGCACAGTTGTATCTGTACGCGGCAGTATTGTAGACGTACTATTCGAGAAGCATCTGCCACATGTATACACACTGTTACGTGCAGGAAAGAAAAGTCAAATTGCCATAGAGGTTTTGACCCAGCTTGACTCACACCACGTTCGCGGAATTGCTCTTACTCCCACAGAGGGTCTTGCTCGAGGTATGGCAGTGGAAGATACAGGCGGCCCTTTGAAAGCGCCTGTTGGTAGGGAAATCCTTTCGCGAATGTTCGATGTATTTGGAAATACCATAGACCTCATGGAGCCTCCTTCAGATGTCCAGTGGCGCTCAATCCATCAAGCTCCCCCACCGCTGGTACGCAGGTCCACTACGTCTGAAATCTTCGAGACTGGTATCAAAGCTATAGATGTGCTGGTACCGCTTGAGCGCGGAGGTAAAGCAGGTCTATTTGGAGGAGCGGGCGTTGGCAAGACTGTGTTACTAACCGAGATGATTCACAACGTAGTCAAGCAGCACCAGGGAGTGAGCATATTTTGCGGAATAGGCGAGCGTTGCCGAGAAGGGGAAGAGCTTTATCGTGATATGAAAGAAGCGGGCGTGCTTCCGAATACGGTTATGGTGTTCGGCCAGATGAACGAGCCACCAGGAGCCCGTTTTCGCGTAGGTCATACGGCACTGACAATGGCAGAGTACTTCAGGGACGATGAACGCCGAGATGTGCTCCTGCTCATAGATAACATCTTCAGGTTTATCCAGGCCGGTTCCGAGGTTTCCGGCTTGATGGGGCAGATGCCTTCACGCCTGGGATATCAGCCGACATTGGGCACCGAATTGTCTGAGTTAGAAGAGCGTATATCTACTACCGATGCAGGAGCCATAATGTCAATTCAAGCAGTGTATGTTCCTGCTGACGATTTCACTGACCCTTCGGCTGTGCACACATTTTCACATCTATCTGCATCAATTGTTCTCTCTCGCAAAAGGGCAAGTGAGGGGCTTTATCCTGCTATTGACCCTTTGCAGTCCAATTCCAAAATGGCCACGCCTGGCGTCATTGGTGAGAGGCACTATCGCCTTGCCCAGGAAATCCGGCAGACCCTCGCACAGTACTCGGAACTCAAGGACATTATTTCAATGCTTGGCCTGGAGCAGTTATCTCCGGAGGACCGCAATGTGGTCGCTCGAGCCCGCCGCCTTGAACGTTTCCTGACGCAGCCGTTTTTCACCACCGAGCAGTTCACAGGCATTAAAGGTAAATCTGTAAGCCTTTCAGATGCTCTCGATGGCTGCGAACGTATATTGAATGACGAATTCAAAGACTACCCTGAAAGCAACCTCTACATGATCGGAACAATTGACGAGGCAATAGCAAAAAAATCAAGCAGGGAGAAATCATGA
- a CDS encoding AtpZ/AtpI family protein, with translation MSDKQPEKPLKGKSQHLARQVGTKAERKLRAQRHVDRTIWLGLGMMGLIGWSVAVPTLIGAALGLWLDAHYPASFSWTLTMLIIGLFIGCLNAWHWVVKEHKEMQEEQEDYNE, from the coding sequence ATGTCTGACAAGCAGCCAGAGAAACCTTTGAAGGGCAAGTCACAGCATCTTGCCCGTCAGGTTGGGACAAAAGCTGAACGCAAACTCAGGGCTCAACGCCACGTAGATCGAACTATCTGGCTTGGTTTGGGCATGATGGGGCTCATAGGCTGGTCTGTAGCAGTTCCGACGCTAATCGGAGCTGCACTTGGGCTCTGGTTAGATGCGCACTATCCAGCAAGCTTTTCCTGGACGCTCACGATGCTGATTATCGGCCTGTTTATAGGTTGCTTGAATGCATGGCACTGGGTGGTTAAGGAGCATAAGGAAATGCAAGAGGAACAGGAGGATTATAATGAATGA
- a CDS encoding F0F1 ATP synthase subunit epsilon, protein MNSELMNLRILLPFQIFAEKKGVSRIVAEGREGSFGLLPHRLDCVAALEPGILTYETEAEGEVYIAVDEGILIKTGQDVLVSVRGAIFGTDLSQLREAVEKEFLTVDETEQKISSVMKKLEIGLIRRLAEFQNV, encoded by the coding sequence ATGAACTCAGAACTCATGAATCTTAGAATCCTTCTGCCGTTCCAGATCTTTGCCGAAAAGAAAGGTGTGTCACGTATAGTCGCAGAAGGTCGCGAGGGTTCATTTGGACTCCTGCCACACCGACTTGATTGTGTCGCGGCTCTGGAGCCTGGAATTCTCACTTACGAAACCGAAGCAGAGGGTGAAGTTTATATCGCAGTCGATGAAGGCATATTGATCAAGACTGGTCAGGATGTGCTTGTCTCAGTACGTGGTGCCATTTTCGGAACAGATTTAAGCCAACTGCGGGAGGCTGTAGAGAAAGAATTTTTGACCGTAGACGAAACCGAGCAAAAAATTAGCTCAGTAATGAAAAAATTGGAAATTGGGCTTATACGTCGCTTAGCGGAGTTTCAGAATGTCTGA